TTGTATCTTTGTCTGTGGGAGTGCTATGAATAAGGGCTAGCTCTGTACGCGCTGACAGCATAGGTATGCGTTGAACCTGAAATAAGGTGTCAATTGTTTGGCCGCCCGTCATTTCAAAAGTCGAAATTTTCAAAGGTGAAAAGTGTGATTGATTTCCCTGAAAAATAGAGACCATGCCATGTGCTAAACGATCGTAGCTCACCTGATTTGGTGCGGCCAAATATATGGCCGTACGAAACATGCCTTTACTGCGTCCAAGATCAAAACGCTCAATCAGCGTGTCACTAATATAGGTTTGTACCCGTTCAATTTTTTTGTTGACATACTCTAGGGTATTCGCTGAGGATAAAGTTTGGGTGGAGCTTGTAGTGTAAGAAGTACTCTCTGTGTCTGTTTTTGAATCAGATTTGCCTTTGTTATCCCCTATGGTACGAGAGTCGCTTGTACTGGCTCCCTTTGCTTTCGATAAAGAGCATGAGTCTCCCCACGTTGTATTGTTAGAGTGATCACCTTTAGTTCCCCCACTATTTTTTCCTTTCTCATCAGTATCGGTACTATTTGTACTCGAGTCTTTGGTGGTGGAATTACTGGTTCCTTCGTTTTGCGCTAGTTCGCGACTGCTACTTGTACTTTTAGTGGTCGAGTCAGTGGTGTTTCGATTGTTGCTTTCTTGGCTTGAACGTTTGATATATGGGTGCAGATCGGAAGCTAGCTGTAACAACTGATCTAATTGCTGATTGATCTCCTGCTCTGTCGCGGGCTCAGTCACAATCAATAATTGCCAAACGTCACCCACTAGGGCTCGTGTTAGCCGATCAACCCCCTGACTCACAGTGGCAGTATTAGTTTGCTGGTCAATGGTTATTGAGGGTACACCATGAAGCAAACCAAAATATTTAGACTTTTTTAATGGCGTAAGAATTTTGTGTTGTAACTGCTCTTGTGCTACAGGTTCTAATTGTGCGCCAGTTAAATTCCCCTGAAGCTGACTTTTTAGCAAAAAAGCATAGTCACATACATTCCCTTGTGTCGATAGATGTTTTGCTCGAACCACACCCAAATAAAGCTCAATCCCTGCCTTCGTACCTGAAATATAATAGACCCAACGAAAATCAGTATTATCCAAACAGGCAATAACATTTTCTAGATTTTGTCGAAGAACCACTTCTTCTTCGGTAGAAATCTCTGTTAAGCGGAAAAAACGTGCTGTTTCGTTATTAATCGGGGTATCTGTGGCATATATCCGAAGAGAACGACTGAAATCAAAGCGACGCGTATTGCTCCAGCAGTGAGTTTCTGATAACTCTTGAATAAACTTTTCAATATCCAGTGTCTTGCTTTTCATGGGCTGACTACTCCGATCTGCGGGCTTTGATTCATTGCTTTTATACTTCGTATTAATGTAAATCCTTAATGCAAATACGCATGCTTACGATGACACGGCCGAATTTTTCTAAGGTCTTTATTACGGTACACGGTGATAATCACGCCATCTTCGGAAGTCAATACTTGAAAACCATCCATATCTTTGAGCTGCGGCTCATATTTTTGGAATTGTGTAATTTCCTTCTTGCCAATCACATGGAAGACCCCACCACGCGACCGAATTTCTCGGCCAAACTTTAATGCTAAATCAACAATTTGAAAGCTAATATTACGGCTACTCATACGTGTTTTAGCATGGTTAGTCAGTAGTGTGTTGACTGTAATAGTTTGCATCGCTGGCTACCTTTGATAGATATATATTCTATATATAGCACAAGTCATGCCAACATTTATAAATATAAAAATCAATAAGTTACATAAATTCAAACAAGGCATGTGTTAATATTATTTAATATTATTATCTTTTTTTTAAGATTTAAGCCAGTTGTCAAGAGTCTGTGAATTGTTTAAGCCCAATAACCGAGCTGCTGCAATTTTATTATCATTGGCCTGCTCAAGTGCTGCTTGTATATAAGCACGCTTGATTTCATGAATTTTTTGTCTTACATCAATAGGCTCTGTCAGGGGAGCACAAACAGGCTCAGCTTGTTGCTGACGTTGGATCATTGCCGCTTGTAATTGCTTATCCGTTAATTCCTCAGTGTTGGGATTCCAAACAGCTGCGCGC
This window of the Gammaproteobacteria bacterium genome carries:
- a CDS encoding DUF4258 domain-containing protein: MQTITVNTLLTNHAKTRMSSRNISFQIVDLALKFGREIRSRGGVFHVIGKKEITQFQKYEPQLKDMDGFQVLTSEDGVIITVYRNKDLRKIRPCHRKHAYLH